Proteins from one Hoplias malabaricus isolate fHopMal1 chromosome 2, fHopMal1.hap1, whole genome shotgun sequence genomic window:
- the slc34a2a gene encoding solute carrier family 34 member 2a: MVPRPDLEENSQQKHMEGLDVQKQRSVLMAPALSTVALIPCELEREEEDPWDLPELQDTGVKWADLDSKAKVSRVCVSVLKLVMLLGLLYVFVCSLDLLSSAFQLVGGKAAGDIFQENEVLSNPLAGLVIGVLVTLLVQSSSTSSSIVVSMVSSGLLQVPIAVPIIMGTNIGTSVTNTVVAMTQAGDRSKFRRAFAGATVHDFFNWLSVLVLLPLEVATGYLYHLTELIVKSFNIETGENSPQLLNVITDPLTHSIIELDESVISGIATGDPEAKNQSLIRIWCRTSTNKTLQNVTIVNCTSAPCWEWKNVSETINLQKCHHFFVDTTLPDIVVGVILLVVSLLVLCGCLIFIVKLLNSMLKGQVASVIKKVINTDFAFPLGWLTGYLAIMVGAGMTFIVQSSSVFTSAITPLVGIGVISIERAYPLSLGSNIGTTTTAVLAALASPAETLRNSLQIALVHLFFNMSGIVLWYVLPFTRFPIVLAKALGDVTARYRWFAIFYVVLCFFFIPLLVFGLSLAGLPALLGVLLPVVLLLLFVVVVNVIQSRWPECLPVCLRTWKFLPIWARSLEPWDGVVTAVTAKCCSCCKGCQEITPADEEVGPTDKKGIATEMQNNPAMSNGSEGKEKVPLTPVILKVTAL; this comes from the exons ATGGTACCTCGGCCAGATTTGGAGGAAAACTCCCAGCAGAAGCACATGGAGGGTCTGGATG ttcaaaAGCAGAGGTCTGTATTAATGGCTCCTGCTTTGTCCACGGTGGCTTTGATTCCATGTGAGttagaaagagaggaggaggatcCCTGGGACCTGCCAGAGCTCCAGGACACTGGGGTGAAATGGGCAG atTTGGACTCTAAAGCAAAAGTGTCgagggtgtgtgtttctgtgttaaaGCTGGTGATGTTGTTGGGTttattgtatgtgtttgtatgctCATTGGATCTCCTCAGCTCAGCATTTCAGCTTGTCGgag GTAAAGCAGCTGGAGATATTTTCCAGGAGAACGAGGTGCTGTCCAACCCTCTGGCTGGACTAGTCATCGGGGTTCTGGTCACACTTCTTGTCCAGAGCTCCAGCACATCCTCGTCTATTGTGGTCAGCATGGTTTCATCAGGAC TGCTCCAAGTGCCCATAGCTGTCCCCATCATTATGGGCACTAATATTGGGACGTCCGTCACAAACACGGTGGTCGCCATGACACAGGCAGGAGACCGCAGCAAGTTTCGCAG GGCATTTGCCGGGGCCACGGTTCACGACTTCTTTAACTGGCTGTCAGTCCTTGTGCTGTTGCCGTTAGAGGTTGCTACAGGTTACCTGTATCACCTCACCGAGCTCATCGTCAAATCCTTCAACATTGAGACTGGAGAGAACTCCCCACAGCTACTCAATGTCATCACTGACCCCCTCACACATTCCATCATAGAG TTGGATGAGTCAGTCATAAGTGGAATCGCGACTGGAGATCCAGAGGCCAAGAATCAGAGTCTCATCCGAATCTGGTGCAGGACATCAACCAACAAG aCTCTACAAAATGTGACTATTGTCAACTGCACTAGCGCCCCCTGCTGGGAATGGAAGAACGTCTCTGAAACTATTAATCTCCAAAAGT GTCACCATTTCTTTGTGGACACTACCCTACCTGACATTGTGGTGGGGGTCATCCTGCTGGTTGTCTCTCTGTTGGTTCTCTGTGGTTGCCTGATCTTCATCGTTAAACTTCTCAACTCGATGCTGAAAGGTCAAGTGGCATCCGTCATCAAGAAGGTCATCAACACAG ATTTTGCATTTCCTCTCGGGTGGCTGACCGGATACTTGGCTATCATGGTGGGAGCGGGAATGACCTTCATCGTCCAGAGCAGCTCAGTTTTCACCTCTGCCATCACACCTTTAGTAG GTATTGGCGTTATCAGTATAGAAAGAGCTTATCCTCTGTCTCTGGGTTCTAACATCGGAACAACAACCACAGCAGTGCTTGCAGCTCTTGCCAGTCCAGCAGAAACTCTGAGAAATTCACTACag ATCGCACTGGTCCACCTGTTCTTTAACATGTCTGGGATTGTGCTGTGGTACGTTTTGCCGTTCACACGTTTTCCGATAGTTCTGGCAAAGGCTCTGGGAGATGTAACTGCTCGTTATCGCTGGTTTGCGATCTTCTATGTGGTGCTTTGTTTCTTCTTCATCCCACTGCTGGTGTTTGGCCTGTCTCTAGCAGGTTTGCCTGCACTTCTGGGAGTCCTCCTGCCGGtggtgctgttgttgttgtttgttgttgtagttAACGTCATCCAATCACGGTGGCCTGAGTGTCTGCCTGTTTGCCTCCGCACCTGGAAATTCCTGCCGATCTGGGCTCGGTCCTTGGAGCCGTGGGATGGAGTGGTTACTGCCGTAACAGCCAAATGCTGCAGCTGCTGTAAGGGCTGCCAGGAGATCACCCCTGCCGATGAGGAGGTGGGGCCAACAGACAAGAAAGGTATCGCCACGGAGATGCAAAACAACCCAGCGATGAGCAATGGCAGTGAAGGAAAGGAGAAAGTCCCGCTCACTCCAGTGATCCTTAAAGTGACAGCACTATAA
- the chic2 gene encoding cysteine-rich hydrophobic domain-containing protein 2, giving the protein MMEDFDEIYEEEEEDEDDEEEEDEQRAAEEQLLKYSPEPVLVRASGRVTVFGLSNKFETEFPSALTGKVAPEEFKASISRVNSCLRKSLPVNVRWLLCGCLCCCCTLGFSLWPVICLSKRTRRSIEKLLEWENNRLYHKLCLHWRLSKRKCETNNMMEYVILIEFLPKIPIFRPD; this is encoded by the exons ATGATGGAGGACTTTGATGAGATCTacgaggaggaagaagaggacgaagatgatgaagaagaggaggacGAGCAGAGGGCCGCAGAAGAACAACTCTTAAAATACTCTCCAGAACCGGTATTGGTCCGGGCTTCAGGACGGGTCACTGT GTTCGGTCTCAGCAATAAATTTGAGACAGAATTTCCCTCTGCTCTCACGGGGAAG gtagcACCAGAGGAGTTTAAAGCCAGCATAAGCCGAGTGAACAGCTGCCTGCGGAAGTCTCTGCCAGTGAATGTGCGCTGGTTACTCTGCGGTTGTTTGTGTTGCTGCTGCACCCTGGGCTTCAGCCTATGGCCTGTTATCTGCCTCAGCAAACGG ACACGCAGATCCATAGAGAAGTTACTTGAGTGGGAGAACAACCGGCTCTATCacaag CTGTGTTTGCATTGGAGGCTGAGCAAAAGGAAGTGTGAAACCAACAACATGATGGAATAC GTAATCCTGATAGAGTTTCTACCCAAAATCCCTATCTTCAGGCCGGATTAG